In the genome of Synchiropus splendidus isolate RoL2022-P1 chromosome 2, RoL_Sspl_1.0, whole genome shotgun sequence, the window ATTTGACATAGCGTTTTTTTTGTGCATGGTAGCATGTGTGCTGCAGAAACATCATGTTGTATTGTTCGGGAATGCAACATTCCACTACCGCATCCACAAAGAAGTGTTTCTCCACCATCTCATTGTGACCACGTGCGGCACAGCTCGAAGAATTTCCACTGTTTTTCCCCTAAAGAAGTGAATATGGTGCGTGTTTTTAAGGGAGGTCATTTGttgatgtctgtgtgtgagtctgttgATTATGATGTCAAAGGTCATTGTTTGCATGCACAGTCTGGACTTGGGGCTGAGCTACACACTATATGATTCAGAATTATATCAACGTGTTGGAGCTGTGCTTATAAGTGAGTCTTGGGTTGCATCAAGTATTGAAGTTGGCTTGAAATTTGTTCATTGCTATGTTTCTGTGTGCTTTTCAAGGACCCTGACAGCGCACAAGGTTGTCCAATGCCAACTGTGTGTCAACCAGCCTACCAGAAAAACGCAAGCGAGGACCCGAAGCACTTTCATGGATTACAAAAGAAAGCAATGGATAAGGTATGTGTGTCAGCCCACGATACTGTGTTAAAAAAGACTCAACACTGTTCTAAATGTGCATAAAGTCAGCGAGCACTGAAAAACCCTTGTGCATAGGTCCCTGACATCATTCCCACCCCTCTTCAAAGAAGTTCTCCCCCAATTCAGAAGGAAAATTTGAGCACAGACATCCGCAAAAAAGAAGACGAGGTGCGTGTTTATTCCTTCAATGTTTTCTAAAGTTTTAATTCATTTGGCTTCTTTTTATCGCTACATATTAACTATGACTTACGTAAATGTGGACGGTTTTTGTACTCAGGTCCGTGACATGCCACCAGCTGTTTCTCGACGAAGTCATTCTCCATCAGCCCGTCATGGAAAAAACAGCCTCATTGGAAAGGAGCTTCCTGAGGTGCCCAGGAAGGTACCAGAAAAGGTGTGTTAAATGTTTAgctttttatgtgttttgatGGTTGCTCCTCTGCAATAGGCCTTCTTAACTTCTTTGTCTTCAGGTCCGTGATGCTACTCCCCCAACTGGCCAAACTGCGTCTCAATTGCCCTGTTCTGAAAAGGTCAACCAAGGCTTGGACCGTTTCGTGCGTTTGCTCCAGAAAGAATTTGGCTTAAGGAACACTGTGGTATGTGTTTTGGTCTCACTGAACTAGAATACAGGCAGAGAGCCTGTGATGATGTTTTGAGGTGCTTCctaaaaaaatatacagtatcaGTGACTTATGGTCAATCTTTTTaacagcagagaagaaacaaTTTCTTTAGTCTAACGGTTGAATAaagtttcattattattattattattattattattattattattattattttgggtGGGGTTGCAATGATCAGGTTCAGCGAGTGAGATTTTGGCTGTGGGTAACACAAAAGCATAGTACATTGAACATCCACAGTCATCCTGAAGGTCCTTCCTTAAAAGGCCTGCTTGACTTGACAGTGAGGGAACTATATTTCACTATATTTGGGGTTTTCCTGGAAGTCAGAATCCCCCTTTAAGCGGCCCTTATGCTACTAAAGAACCCTGAATTGAGGTGGCGTGTTCTCCTGCTGGTTCACATAGCTCCATTTACATTGTAGGTACTGTACTGTGAGAGACAGAATTCAAAAATAATCCAGAAATCACTTCGTATCGTTTAAAAGAATGTACTTGTATTTTATTACTGAGAAAATCTGTTGTAATATTTGGTGCAGAAGCCATCAAAGAGGTCAAACATTTCTTGTAGTTCTTGACCAGGTTTGCACACACTGCAATGGCTCATTTGCATTTACACAGCAACTCAGAGTTTCAGCTCCTTCCATAGATTTTCTATTGCATTTAGGtcaggagaggggaggaggtcATTGcgccttatttatttatctcctTTTCAAGATGTCCActcatccacctcctccacgGAAAAGTCTTTCTCCTCCGAACAGAAGGGATGAAGACAGTGGAGTCTTGAAAAGAGCCATcaatgaaggagaggaggaggtatGTCTATATATCCTGCGGTGTTCATGATGCTTGCGAGGGACATAAAACAACATGGGATGTCTTCGCAGATCCCTCACAGGCCATCAGCTCCATTGCAGCGGAGTGTTTCCCCACTTGTCCAGAAGAACAGTCTCCTCCGAGTTCAAAAGGCCATGCCAGCTCGCAGAGAAGCAAAGGTACTGCTCTTCGTGTGTGTAAATTGGAATGATTTAGTGGTTGATAGATTTGGAattgaacaaaaataattttgagatcaatcatttattttcactggCAACATGACAGCATTCCGAACTTCTGATAAGATTCTACTTTATTGGCGCGATGTGACACCTCTACTTTCAGTCTCCTGACTCTGCACCTCCTGCGCCACCTCCCAGTGTCAACTCAACAGTCGCAGAGGACAAATCAGAGAGAGGCTTCCAGCTCTTCCTCAGCCTGCTCAATAATGGAGCTGACATGGTGGGTGTCGGTGCGTCATGTACTGTGTTCCAAAATGTTCCAACACACTGCGTTGCATTATTTTTCTCCCTGAAGAACTACTGAGTTCTGAGGGTCAGTTTAGGTTTTCTGCATGAAGAcattactcttttttttccaagaccaAAAGCACACAAAGtatcactttggaaaaagtgAGGTTTGTGCTGTCAGTGTATTGCAGCATGTGTTTGTTGTTAATCATCTGCAATAGATGCGAATCGGTCTAATAACAAAGTGTCATTTACGTCGTCAGGTCCCAGACATCTTAACTATGCCTCGTCATCGAAGTTCTTCCCCGCCACGTCAGAAGGACCAAGTCAGAGGCTTTCATAATGAAGGAGAGAAAGGGGTGAGCTGAGTAtactccctctccctctctttaaaccaaagtgtgtgtctgttttcatgCGTGTCATCAGCTCAGAAGCTGTTCACTTACGTGTCTACTATTTACGTATTTCAGGACCCTAACCTCACGACTCCACCGCCAAAAAGTGTTTCTCCGAACAGAAGGAAAGAGTTCAGTCGAGGCTTAAAGAGACCCCTCGATCCAGGAGCAGTGTCGGTTGGTGTTTTGATTTTACCTTGTGAATCAGATCTGTTGTGAAGAAATGCTCACGAGTTACAATATCTATTTTGCAATATCTAtccattttctttcttaaatttagtCGGCGGGGCTAGTATTGAATATTGAAATCTATAGTCCGAAAATTACGGTAACAATCATTTGAGTGGTGAATTTGGGTAAAGGAGCTATGTGGAAAATGTAAACATATGTTTTCAATTATTTCATGTTTAAGggataaatatgaaaatattcctTTTGTTGAAGTGAAAGGctaaaagtactttttttttttattaaatgtggaTGTTATCTGCTATGGGGAATGACAATACAGTAAGAGAAAAAGTTCCCTAACAAAGACATTTTGAATTGAAATGGTGTTGAATTGTACATAATGATATAATGTACAGGcgaatgtctgtctgtgattgtTTGAAAATATGGGATGCCTTTGCTTCCAGGTCCCCAACGTCTCATCAGCCCCACCTCACCAACATGTGTCCCCGTCAACCAAGCAGGAGAAAGTCAGCAAAGGTTTCGAGTGCTTTCTCAGCCTGCTTAACAAAGGAGTAGACATGGAGCAGCTCCAAAGGATTGTCAATGAGCCCAGGGAAAACCACCTGTCAGGAGTAACCTCAGACTTGAATATTGACACCACAAGCCAAGAGTGCAAAAGACGGGGCACAAATGACCTGATGTCCAGGGATCAATCGCCACATCTAGGAGGGTCTGAGGCTGCTGTGaagagacagatagacagagaaGACTGTTCTGGAAAACCTGGTTTTCAAAGTGATTCTCTTCCGATGAAAAAATATAAGGATGACTCTGATCAGACTGAGTCCAGTTTAACATCCAGGACTGCCGTGAGCGTGGAAGCAAGGACAACAGCAAGATCTCATAGCTCCAGGTCACCTGTAGCAAAGGAAGATGAAAGACAAACCAGGGCTGAAACaaagtgccctctagtggagaaGAAGACAGGTATAGAAAGTCAGCATTTTAGTTCCCAAACATTGAAAGACCAACACCATCCAAGTGATACTTTACACTTACAAAGCACAACTCCTGTCCAAGACAAAAGAGGCGCCGTGCAGAAAGCAAACAAAGCTGGTCAGGCGAAGCGTCCCAAGTCCCTTACCAGGGCAGCAAAAGCAAACACACTAGGACTTGATGACTTTTCAAGGAGTCGATCAAAGTCTCCCCTGCCAAGGAAATCCAAAGGCAAAGCGAGCAGCAAATCACAACACAGTTTGGATTCCAGAAGTCGATCAAAGTCTCCCTGGGCTGTGAAAAGTGAAGATAAATCGGTCTCTCCCGAAGAAAGGAGAAGAAGCCGACACAAGTCCCACTCTCCAGAGAAGAAAGTAGTGGAAGTGAAAGGCAGGTCGGATGACAAGCAAGTGCAGCTGCAGAGCATTCTAAGCTCCTTGGGCTTGGATTTGGAAGCCAAAGATCTGAGTGGGGTTGCAGCCCGTACGCAGGAGCGGCTTTATGGAAAGAAGACAGACAATAAgactgtgagtggaagcagcctaaagccagaggaggaagaggagaaacgGTCAGCAGACAAGAGTGGGCGGTCACGTGACAGGAGTCTGTCAAGAGGCAAGAGGCGCTCCCATGACCGGAGGTCGTCTAGTGCAAGCCCTGACCGTACACGACCCCGTGACCAGCGTGATTCCCGTGACCGGAGAAGCCCCTCTTGGTCACCACAGTCAAGATCCCGGAGTCCGTGCCACCGCTTCTATGACAGAATTCACCAGGATGCAGTCGAAAGGCTGCCTGTACAAAGTTATGGCTATTCCTACGGGAGTCTAGCAGCAGCTGACTGCAACCCGTATGCTCCCGCTGGAGAACCCTCCGTCCATGGCATGGGGCATGGCTATGACTTCAGACGCTTCTCAGCCCCAGTTTATCCAGCAGATAGCTATGGACACATCATGGAGTATGCAGGTGGAAGTCAGCTGGCATATGCTCACTACCCCCCTTATCCATCTCAACAGTACTGTCAGCCGCCCGTCTACAACCCAGGGAACCCCTTCATTCAGAACTTTCAGTATCCTGCCTGCATGCCGGCCTCCAGCCTGGGATACCCACCGCAGCACCAGGAGGCAGTGAATTTAGGCCTAAGGAAAGAAATAGGgggcaaaaagaaagaaagcagatAAGAGGACGTTCATTACGTTAGCTAGTTAGGATTCATAGAGCAACACTGACAGAGCGGCACAGTCGAACCTGCTTTACCACAGAATCAGGTGGGTGCAGTTCTTAGCTTGCTGTTTGGTGTGTGGACTTGTTTGGGCTCATACTGATGTCATAGACCAGGGGTCGGCAACTTGCGGCTCTTTCACCCTTGTGTTGAGGCTCTGTGTGGCTTGGTAAAATAAGGGGCTCCGCTTTTACAGTCAAGTCAAGGCTCCGCTACACGCTTCGAAAGCCCAAAGGATGACGGCTCACGGCGTTTTTGTTTGCT includes:
- the LOC128753385 gene encoding serine/arginine repetitive matrix protein 5-like; translation: MDGMNDPLLAEKLNLLSEMEDRIRSKNAFIAKQSVERSTHDTLDGDEQLYTSKATPLRDRVHFILQQRETRGFLSKLASQRERATLLCLSEDPVMDHPLKMRLKALMRRRSIQSKEFNLHSPPSQSPPTQDNEVERGFDFFLSLLNNGADMECNIPLPHPQRSVSPPSHCDHVRHSSKNFHCFSPKEVNMDPDSAQGCPMPTVCQPAYQKNASEDPKHFHGLQKKAMDKVPDIIPTPLQRSSPPIQKENLSTDIRKKEDEVRDMPPAVSRRSHSPSARHGKNSLIGKELPEVPRKVPEKVRDATPPTGQTASQLPCSEKVNQGLDRFVRLLQKEFGLRNTVMSTHPPPPRKSLSPPNRRDEDSGVLKRAINEGEEEIPHRPSAPLQRSVSPLVQKNSLLRVQKAMPARREAKSPDSAPPAPPPSVNSTVAEDKSERGFQLFLSLLNNGADMVPDILTMPRHRSSSPPRQKDQVRGFHNEGEKGDPNLTTPPPKSVSPNRRKEFSRGLKRPLDPGAVSVPNVSSAPPHQHVSPSTKQEKVSKGFECFLSLLNKGVDMEQLQRIVNEPRENHLSGVTSDLNIDTTSQECKRRGTNDLMSRDQSPHLGGSEAAVKRQIDREDCSGKPGFQSDSLPMKKYKDDSDQTESSLTSRTAVSVEARTTARSHSSRSPVAKEDERQTRAETKCPLVEKKTGIESQHFSSQTLKDQHHPSDTLHLQSTTPVQDKRGAVQKANKAGQAKRPKSLTRAAKANTLGLDDFSRSRSKSPLPRKSKGKASSKSQHSLDSRSRSKSPWAVKSEDKSVSPEERRRSRHKSHSPEKKVVEVKGRSDDKQVQLQSILSSLGLDLEAKDLSGVAARTQERLYGKKTDNKTVSGSSLKPEEEEEKRSADKSGRSRDRSLSRGKRRSHDRRSSSASPDRTRPRDQRDSRDRRSPSWSPQSRSRSPCHRFYDRIHQDAVERLPVQSYGYSYGSLAAADCNPYAPAGEPSVHGMGHGYDFRRFSAPVYPADSYGHIMEYAGGSQLAYAHYPPYPSQQYCQPPVYNPGNPFIQNFQYPACMPASSLGYPPQHQEAVNLGLRKEIGGKKKESR